A stretch of DNA from Halioglobus japonicus:
CGCAAGGCCTATGCCAATCCTGTAAGGCTATGATTTATATATATAAAGTGTGTTTTTGGGTGATTTTGGTGGGGTGCGCGGGCGGGGTGCTAGCGCTCTGAATTGCAGATTGCGATGTGATTTGGGAAGGACGGCGCCGTTGAGGCAGTAAATCTGTGGGGTCGCCGCTGAAATTGCTGAAGTCGATGATATGACTGCCGAAAAAATTATATCGCCACTCGCCAGGTAGTGGCACGACAAGTGCATCCACTTCGCCACAGTAGCAATCCGCGGGAGCATCTTGCATGTCACGCCACAATGAAATTCTGGAGATTGTCACCTGCTCATATCGTCCGGACCTCGAGCGGTGCAGTCGGCTGTGTGCCAGTATCGACGAATTCGTCGATCCTACTATCGTGCACACGCTGCTCGTGCCTCGCCGAGATCGCGAAGCATTTACGAGCCTGGAAAACCATCGCCGTAGGGTGTTGGCGGTAGAGGCGGTTGTGCCGGGTCGCTATCGACAGTTGCCGTTTAGTGAAAAGCTTTGGATAGACGCCTGGGGTTGGCCGTTGCGCGGTTGGGTCATGCAGCAGTTGGTTAAACTCAGTATCAGTGAAGCGGTGGGCGCCGAGCTAATCGTCTTCGCGGATTCTGACCTGCAGTTTATTCGACCGCTGGCCAAAGAGCGCATCTTCAGCGGCGGAAAGCTGCGCTTACATAGAGTCCCATGCTCAATGAACGAAGGTCGCCACTTGCGCTGGCGCGCGCGGGCAGCTGAGCTGCTTGGTGAGTCACGTGACTATTTTGGCAGCGATTATGTGGGGCAGCTCATCACCTGGCGCAGAAGCAATCTGGTGGCCCTGCACGCACATATTGAGTCGGTAACCGGTCGCCCCTGGCACACTGTGTTTGCGCGAAGTCTCGATATCTCTGAATACATTCTTTACGGCAGCTTCGCGGAGCACGTACTGGGATTGGAGACCGCAGGTCATTTCCCTGAAGCGACGGATCTATGCCACTGCTGCTGGTTTGACCACCAGGCGCAGGGGCTGCTGAATGGCACGATTGAGGTTGCCCCGGAAGCATTGGCACTGCACGTGCAGTCCAATCTTAAGTTAACGCCGGAGCATGAGCGCGCGGTCTTTGCGTCGGCGCTCAGGTACGGTGTCAGCCGTCAGGAGGAATGGGCATGAAGCGCTTGTTGTTTGTTTCTCCGGAGCTACCCTATCCCATGCAGAGTGGCGGCAAGGTTAAATCGATGAAGCTACTGCACGCGCTGTCCAAGCGCTACCGGGTCACCTTCGCTTCACCGCTTAAAGGCGAGGATGCGAGCCATGTTGACGAATTCCACGCGGCCTCGCCCTGTGTCGAGCACGTGCATGTGTCTGTCGATGTCCCACGCAGCGCGATCAATCTATTGATCAGTTATTTAC
This window harbors:
- a CDS encoding DUF6492 family protein, translated to MSRHNEILEIVTCSYRPDLERCSRLCASIDEFVDPTIVHTLLVPRRDREAFTSLENHRRRVLAVEAVVPGRYRQLPFSEKLWIDAWGWPLRGWVMQQLVKLSISEAVGAELIVFADSDLQFIRPLAKERIFSGGKLRLHRVPCSMNEGRHLRWRARAAELLGESRDYFGSDYVGQLITWRRSNLVALHAHIESVTGRPWHTVFARSLDISEYILYGSFAEHVLGLETAGHFPEATDLCHCCWFDHQAQGLLNGTIEVAPEALALHVQSNLKLTPEHERAVFASALRYGVSRQEEWA